The Lathyrus oleraceus cultivar Zhongwan6 chromosome 5, CAAS_Psat_ZW6_1.0, whole genome shotgun sequence genome includes the window CCAAAAGTTTAAAAAGAACAATGAGGCACTCCTGCCAAATTGAATTTTCAAGTAGGAATCTATATGAACTATGGACAGGCACAATTACAGTGAGGTACTGCTTCATGATCGTCAAAGCAACAGACTGGCTCAAAAGTCTGATATACTTTTGGCAAGAATCATAGCTCTGCTCAAGCTTACTTAAAAAAAATTGGAATGCATTCAGGAGTTCTACTACTAAAGTCAGTTGTTGCTTTAGCCTCCAAAGCACTCAACGAACTCAGGATGTAATACTTGTAGACATCCTGCCATGACATAAAACCCTCAGGCAATGAATGACCATAAATATCGACAAAGCTTGTATCACTTTCGGCAATACAGACAAGCTACTTTCCTCAATGCACGCATAAACTTCATCACTAAAGCACTCAAATTTCAATCCACGCAACCCAACTATATTTTTGAAGTTCAAGTTATTGATAAAGGAAACATTTTTACATTCTTGCTCAACAACCTTGTAATAATGAGCAAACCTTATATTGCCATTTGTGTGATCAGGTTGTGCTATTGGTGATAAATCTTTGGTATTTTCCAGCTGCAAATGGCACTCTGACAACAGACCAAATACATAAGCAAGGCGAAGTTTGTTGCAAATTTCATCTTGACATGAGCTGAACTGAGTTGGTTTTTGAATTGCAGGGGATAACTTCTGGCAGGATAGCAGTGTAGATCAGCGGTATGCTGCTGCAAGATCATCAAATATGTCGGCAATTCTATTTGCTGCTGACCCATGTATTCGTCCTTGAATTTGAAACAGGTTTGACATGCTCACCTGAAGTAGTCCAATTGCGACTTTTGCATTGCAGGAGGTTCATGGAGCAAGGGTGACGGATCAAACTGCTAGGTTCCTGATGCATTACTTGGCAGATTGATGTGTGGTTTGTATCGATTTCGAGTTTTAACTGAGGCCTGCAAGCACAATGGTCTGTTCAGGAATTTAATCGTTTTGAAATGACTTTGGTGGGTCTTAGTATGACGGTAACCGCACATATATAATCTTGTATGATATTACTAAACACTTCCAAACTCCTTTGCTTTGTCAATAAGACCAAGCCTTCCAAAGAAATGGACCATACAGGAATAATTCTCAATCCTTGGATTTATTTGCATAGACTTCTATCATTTTTCTGAATAGCAATTGTCCTTTTGCTACAAGACCAGAATGTATACAAGCTATTAAAACTGCTACCATTGTTACATGATCTGGTTTAATATTATTATTGAACTGATGTACAATTTATTTTGCTTGTTTGGAAACCAAAACCTGCAGGTTTGAGGTCTATTTAGATGTCGGCTATCAATGAGTGAATGTCCTTCATCTAAAGAGATGCAAGTAACAACAACAAGCTAAATCATCCATGGCTtatctttttggaaatggaagGCTAGAAGGATCCTATCAAAGTAAGTAACATCGAGTGCTGCAGGTTTTGCTTTTGTTCATTTCAAAATCCTCCTCGCAAAAAGTATCCAAGTAAGGAGAAGGCCAAGGGGCCTGACGTGCAGATCTTTGTAGTAGGATTGTAGTTCTCTTAATTAACAGAAACACTCCGGTACCAGCTCCACAAGTTACAGAATGAGTTTGGCATCCACTTTTCgtaagaaaaataaaaaatatcagGGAAGACAAACCAGTCCTGCCAGCAATTTATCTTTGAATTTGTTAATTTGGATAGTTCTACAATTCTATCAATAACTGCCTCACAAATCATCCCTGAAGAAAAAACAACACCATCAGTgattccttgagatgaaggcaTGTAGCAAGGAGCCAGTACCAATACCTGTCTCCACCAATCAGGTGAAGGTATGGTACGGAGAGCATGCCTTATGCAACGTACAACTCTCTCCAAGTACAAACTTCCCTTCTAAATAGAGGTTGTAATATCCTCTCCGTGCAATGGTTCTCCAAGTACACTTAAATATGACAGTGGTGATAGTCGCAGGTGTGCTACTACTGTAAGCTTACAAACCAAGGTATGCATGCATCTCGGAGCTTTCCCATAGGTCTTTAGAGTTGACCATGTTGCTGTTTGCAGATCAAACTGTTTCACTTGGATACTTTTGGAGGGATCTTTTGTATGGCCAGCAATTGACAGAAGCTTATTTCCCCATGCAATAAACCAAAGAATGGCCAGCACAAGGGTCCAAAGTTGTAGAGGGTTCGTCTCCAATTTTAGCCTCGAGCTTTGACCAAGTCCATCTTCTCAAATCCAAAACTGTTGGATAAGCGTTGTCCACAgtaattttccagattttcccTTCTTGTCCTGCTCCAAGTTCAGGCTCCGAATCTCGAGTAGCATTTGTAGCATTTGTTACAGCAGAAACACTGTCTGgtatggaatttttatttattttggaTTGCAAGGTGGATTTGTGGCTTGGTTTAAGAACATATACTTCATTGTTGTAACGTCCATTGTATCCTCCAAAAGATACAAGTACATCTTCTCCATCATTCGAACTTACAACCAAACTCAAGCCCTCACTAGCAACAGAAACGCGCCCTTGAACAGATGTTACTGCTGACCAAGCCAGTGTAGACATGTTCAGTACAATCGTCTCCGAAGCCCCGCTCTTGTTGTCGCCACCACCAACAATGAACCAGTTCTCTCCTACTGTCACACCAACATGTCCTGCATGTGGAGTTGGTATCTCACCTTGTTGTATGGGGCAAGACCATTCCATAGTTTGCAAATCGAGAACATGTAAATCATTGTAGAAAGTTGCATGTGAACCCCCTCCGAAGATGAGCAAGTATCGCTCCACATGTACAGCAACAACATGATCAGACCTTGGGGAAGGAGGCACTCCAACGACATCAATTTCGTCCCAAGTCATAGTTTCCAAGTCCAGAATATGCAGGTCATTCAAGAGAGTCCTTTTTGCATCTTAGAAACTTCATGTATTCATGTGATGAGATGTTTTTTTGATTATAAGTTATTCATATGCCATGTAAATGGATGAttatgattgaatgaatgaacGAAGTAATCGAACTATGAATGAGTATGTGGAAATTCTTGAATATGAATGAAAAAGTTTCCAATGCAATGAAGAAATatgaatgaaaattttgaatATGAAATGTAAAATCTCGAATGTGAAATGGAGAATATAAATGTGAATAAAGAAATATGTATGGAATTTCTTTGAATTATGAATGAATGGGAAAATGAACATGCATGATGAcccaaaataaaatattttgCACTTGACACATGATTTACTTGAAAGGGGGGTGAAAACTGGTAGTAAGACAAATGACAGATGAATAATCACCCCAATGAAATTGGAACGAAAGATGAAACAAGAGGTTCATTTGATTCCAACAAATGAAAGAGTTTTCAAATTCCGCATGGCTAAGGAGATTaatcattttataccaaaaatcAAGAAACAAAGCCCAAAAGACAAACATGGACTGGTCGTGGTAGCGAGTCCAACAACAAACGTTTTTTTTTTTGGATAGTATCATGACCAGATGGAATGGTCatgaagaaagaatgcaaacgaGTGATTGACGGGGAAAaattttcagggccaaaatcggggtatgacagttgcctATATTTAAACATCCTCCACTAGAGGAAAATGAAACGGCACTTTTCATCGGATCACAGTGGGGGATGGTTAAATACCATGgagacccggattttgatcctgaaaaatgcaaatgctatgatatgatatgcatgggTGAAAGATTCTTTATTTTTGAACTTATCTTGTTAGGGACATGGTgaacccttaacaggagatgTTACAAGACAAACCAATTTGTGGGGAATGTTGATGGCCCATAGAGAAATAGACAAACAGGGCAAAACTAACTCGCTAGGGATAACAATCTTGCTAGAGAGTCAAAGACACAACAggggagtactcaaagtgaaattcgatgaacgacacttagaatacaagagattttGACAGTAAGTTTACACATGACATACTAAcaacttgaacattttgagaaaatttccacaataaattcatacatgacttgaggacactggaataatcaaagaaaaaagttcttcaaaacaggttcagacatgacctggtaatactggaataaaggctcaacagcaacggattcatacatgacctgacaatgctggggaataccaagaacggttcggaaaacaagttcaaacatgacttgacaacaaatagaaaaatcaaaaagAGTGTATtaacaagttcatacatgacctgacaatactgaaataatcatagagaaagattcttcaaaagaggttcatacatgacctgacaacactgaactaatcatagagaaagattcttcaaaacaggttcagacatgacctggtaatactggaataaaagctcaacagcaggttcatacatgacctgacaatgttggggaataccaagaacggttctgacagcaagttcaaacatgacttgacaacaaatagaaaaatcaaaaagAGTGTATCtacaagttcatacatgacttgacaacactgaaataatcatagagaaagattcttcaaaacaggttcagacatgacctggtaatactggaataaaagctcaatagcaggttcatacatgacctgacaatgttggGGAATACCAAGAACGGTTTTGACAGCAAGTTCAAACATAGCTTGACAAcaaatagaaaaatcaaaaagagtgtatcaacaagttcatacatgacctgacaacactgaaataatcatagagaaagattcttcaaaacaagtttcaacatgacctggtaatactggaataaaagctcaacagcaggttcatacatgacctgacaatgttggggaataccaagaacggttctgacagcaagttcaaacatgacttgacaacaaatagaaaaatcaaaaagagtgtatcaacaagttcatacatgacctgacaacactgaaataatcatagagaaagattcttcaaaaaaggttcagacatgacctggtaatactggaataaaaactcaacagcaggttcatacatgacctaacaaaaCAGGAACATTCAGAGAATTTTCaacaacgggttcatacatgacctgacaacacttgactattcaaagaattttcaacagcaggttcatacatgacctgataacacttgactattcaaagaGTGCTCAATTAACAGGTtttcatacatgacctgacattacttgggaaaaatcaaagggatttttatcaataggttcatacatgacctgagaatattggaaaacatacaaagcaagtttcatcaataggttcatacatgacctgcCACTTTAGAAAACATCTGAtagttctggagatttctcacaagaaattcatccaatcaCAAATTTTGGAGATTACTAACagggaatttatgcaaaacaaagataaatgggagtcttcttataagtagatcatccacgcaaaaggctatgatgattctttacagagaaatcaaacaaaaccaacatcattggagttttctaacacgaaaaacctccaagcttctgggaactcctcaagatgatgagtcatacatgactttcacggaactATCAGGAAAGACAAGGTATTCAAACTCTCTGTACatgccaacaacaattggactttgaccgtaatcaatggattacaaccaaatTCTAATGGATAGATGCCAACAACAACTGGACTTGACGGAAGTCATTAGTAAACAATTATCGGCTACAACGGAgtttgccaacaacaattggacttgaaatgatgttggcgacaaccaaacttcaaatATCAATCACAAATGTATTTACAAACAGATTGACAGTGATGCCAACGacaattgggtttaaaatgagttctagtaacaactgagcttggaataatgcTAGTGACAGCTGAATTTTATGAGACACCAATGAGCCTTAAAATAGTGCTAGGGAATGGAATAAGGGTTCTGGAAATGTGTCAGAACAAAATGACATGTTCGGGAATTCATCGGAGAGTAAAAGAAACgaattctggaaatgcatcagaattaCAAGTGATATTCTGGAGATACAACAGAATACAGACATATCCGATAATACGCCGAGGAAATTCAtgaaatacatcagaatacaagCCAAACATATTTGAGCATACATCAGATAGGTGAGGAAACATCTGGAAACACATCAGACAAGTTATGAAAATACATCCATAAACCAAGGAGTAATCCggaaattcatcggataatccaaGAAGGAATTGAACCTCATGGACAAGTTTTTTGATAGGTGCCAACTGAgttggatttgaaaatgactactgaaaccggatgatggtttaagggcaccaaagaaAAACTAGAATTAGAGGTCAAAGaatataggatcaacaacaagacctgggtcaatgcagaatgagcacgaagtacatttcggctatgcatgatttgaattcttttatgcatgatatatgaatgatcatgattatgagaatgctgacacttgaGTGGACTGGGAGTTGTAGAGGCTTTTTATGGATATCATGATTCCTTAACACCGACAACCAGATATTTtgtgatagatgttgtcaaaggagaattctatcaagtttgatagccacaacttagccaatgggatTCTTCTGGAGGATTAATTAATCATGCTAGTATAATTTCCGGGCACTcatcttaaactcaatagttgttgacaTGTGGCAGGATTTGTTTGAGtagtttgaaagcatgaagaaaAAGGTTATGCCCCTCcatggctcatcttgccccaatctattgggtctttgaaaatgttcaccttgaaaaTGAGTTTGAAACAGCTCGACATGAGACGAtctcgagatggcttgccccaatgTTTGCATACCGCAGTGACCTGACCCTAATTCACCAAAACCTGGAATGGTAGACTTCTGATTGACTGTCTTTGGATAGTTGGGGTGATTGGGTCGGATTGAATGATACTCAAAGTGATTTTCCCATGACTGGACTTCTTTCACCTTATCAAATTCCTCAATtgtatattgttggaatttctttaatgttaagtgttgactcgcaaataagattgtgcATTCAAAAATGGTTATTTTAATGCAGTGCTTttgcaaaaatttgaaatcagagtttattgatatgaacgggtgaaatacagtgaacgagccattgataagaacacaatgatgatCAAGTCATTCACAACATGTAAGTCTGTGCCATCAAATGGTTAACAAAAATCATTTGGAGCTCAACAGtaggttaacacaaccttgttgtagtatgctttcagaataaactctgcctcaattaggtcttttaaggatTGTAACGTGGTTTGGTTCACGgtttttttgaaacaaaaggatataaggctcaaaatttatttttacccaccccttcttcttgatgatctccagttcctatgttcagttaattcaatacacgcattcgacttcgaaggtgcgaaagtgaaaatgaggattcaaggtgagattttcttgaaatgacagtcaccttattttgtttttgttgaggatttaatgacctcttttgattgattttctgTATCCCTGATTtttcctggaccgcttctttgaagctttcggtccatcgggatgccctgacttttgcctaagtcattttgtggtgtttgacttagcggacttttttctgttttttttacGTGTTGACTGCCAGgttattggtggatgaggatcaaccaacactaattttagcttttctcaacttcttcgacaccTCAACATGTGCACGAAGGATAACATatggttgaacctaattggagggcGTACATATGGACGAattttttgaaagatcgaatgcacggtcaaactatctgaacacaactaccctgccctaggttaagattaagggttttagatccgaaataaacaccaacttataggctcaaagtggttgtctagggattaactccttatcacttcagtgtttagggatttgaaacaatgccttacatcatcgacaaggttttactcaaaagcataccacaacaatttcaggtgtttcgttttcatcatcctccttccaatatttgttaacacaacaatttgataaacaaaagtgaatgagaggagtatttttgtttttaacattAATTAAAATtcgagtgaatacgaatggatcaattcaaaagatgcctaaacatttcattaatcttaccaattcaaagaaaataacaatgcttaaaagcaattaacaatcaacatgcgaggaaactacaaaagaaatgctgaaacaaCCAAATGACTGTCATTTTTAAGgaatgacttcttcaaacttgatccatTAACCTATGGGGACACccctgtaacacctcaaaatttgccctcctcttcttgggactagtttagcattttgcatttcatttttaggacattagtcattgcatattgcatatcatgtgaaaataaacaagtcatcctcctaagtctttctcagaagatagagaggttgaAAGATTCAGgcctgagggtctcatggattgatcaccagccatctgagggtttgtgcttcaattagggttttcttggttcttcaaggaggttgagcattatcttgattgcaagggtacatcatcatcatcatggttatgtcatcctcaaggggctTATTGTTCAGgctcagattctttgggattagggttttgacctccGGTCAACCCTGATCAATTGCATTCTATCagtcagggattttcaaggagatgaggtctttcttgagaaggagatcatcatatgattttattgagcttgtacaagctagggtttcattttggagccatttcatcaagtggttgaggctcaaaatcatctgtgcatgttcaaatcatttgtcaaccagaaaagtcaacagaaagtcaactgagggctaggaggtggagaaatgagtttcaacatctcattcatgttcaaaagaggcttattaatcatgtcaaatgcatatcttgaagaatttgaggtcagatcagaagtttcccaaaatggaaagtgacctataattgaaagtttccaaaaatggaaagttttttattcaaattcaacttgatcttgcatcatcaaacaagcttcaaatgaa containing:
- the LOC127081223 gene encoding acyl-CoA-binding domain-containing protein 4-like — encoded protein: MTWDEIDVVGVPPSPRSDHVVAVHVERYLLIFGGGSHATFYNDLHVLDLQTMEWSCPIQQGEIPTPHAGHVGVTVGENWFIVGGGDNKSGASETIVLNMSTLAWSAVTSVQGRVSVASEGLSLVVSSNDGEDVLVSFGGYNGRYNNEVYVLKPSHKSTLQSKINKNSIPDSVSAVTNATNATRDSEPELGAGQEGKIWKITVDNAYPTVLDLRRWTWSKLEAKIGDEPSTTLDPCAGHSLVYCMGK